Below is a genomic region from Candidatus Paceibacterota bacterium.
GGGTTATTTATTATCTCCATATATTAAAGTAAAACCTCGCAATTCATTCAAAATGCACTTTTTCTTTGAATTGCTTCAGTCTTTCTTCAAGTTTCGGATGAGTTGAAACATCCGCATCCCGTTCAATAAGCGCTATCGCTTCATCCCTGGCGATCTTTATTAGCTCCGTATCGGAGAGTGACGCCATAGCAAGATCCGGAAGCCCCGACTGCCGGACTCCCACCAATTCTCCCGGACCCCTCATCTCCAGGTCTTTCTCGGCAAGCTCGAATCCGTTGTTGCACTTCACCAGAGCCTTGAGCCTCTTGTGAGCAACCCCTGAAGTCGAATCAGTGAAGAGAAAACAGAATGACTGATGCTCCCCGCGCCCCACTCTGCCCCTGAACTGATGGAGCTGCGCTAGCCCGAATCTGTCCGATCCTTCGATCAGCATAACCGTTGCGTTCGGCACATCGATCCCGACTTCGACGACCGAAGTCGAGACCAGGATATCGGTCTTTCCCGACGTAAAATCCTTCATGGCCGATTCTTTTTCCTTCGGCTTCATTTTTCCGTGAAGCAATCCTATCGCAAGATCGGGATATATTTTTTTTCTGAGCTTTTCATATTCCTCCGTTGCAGATCTCACTTCAAGAACATCCGATTCTTCGATCAGCGGACATATGACAAAGACTTGTCTGCCTTTTTTCACCTGATCGCGAATGAACTGATATGCCAGATCCCTGTTTCCCGGCGCGACGAGCTTTGTTATTATCTCGCGCCTTCCCTTCGGCATTTCGTTCAGGATCGACAAATCCAGGTCGCCATAGACCGTCAGCGCCAGAGTCCTCGGAATGGGAGTCGCCGTCATCGAAAGAAGATGAGGAACGGTTTTCAGGCCATCATGAATGCCCAGGATCTCTTTTTGAAGAAGCGCTCGCTGGTCGATTCCGAACCGATGCTGTTCATCGACGATCGACAGCGCGAGATCCTTGAAGCTCACTTTTTCCTGGATCAGCGCATGCGTGCCTATCAGTAATTTTATTTTCCCGCTTTGAATTTCTTTTATCAGCGCACCGCTCGGAAGCTCTTTTTCTTTTCCGTCAAAAAGTTTGCTTTCACTCCCCGTCAGAAGCGCGAGACGAATGCCGTTTTTTCCGAATCTCCTGACCGCCTCAAGATAATGCTGGCGCGCGAGGATCTCAGTCGGCGCCATGAAAGCCACCTGATAGCCGGACCTTATGACAAAAAGCGCCGCGATAAGCGCCACAAGGGTTTTTCCCGATCCCACATCCCCCTCCAAAAGCCTGTTCATCGGCTTGTTCTTTCCAAGATCTTTGATGATACTCCAAGAAGAAGATCTTTGCGCATCCGTCAGTTTGAAAGGAAGGCTCAAGACGAAATTCTTAACCTCCTCCTCTCTTTCATTCGAAAATTCCATCCCTACGCCGCTATTCTGCTGCCACCTTTTTTTTTGCAAAGCGAGATATAGATGGATCATGAAAAGCTCGTCGAATGCCAGTCTCCTCTTGGCCGCTTTTGCCGTTTCCGGATCCGCCGGAAAATGGATCTCTCTGATTGCTTCTTTCAGGCTGAAGAGCTTCTGCCTGTCTATGATCTCTTTCGGAAGGAATTCCTGAATTTTCTCAACAAGCGGCATGATCGGCCTGATGTGCGCGCGGATCCATTTCGATGAAAGGCCTTCCGTCTCGTGATAGACCGGAACAAGACGCGCAGTGTGAAGAGACGGTCTGCCTCCCAGAAGCTCATAGGCGGGATTCGAAAGCTGGAGTTCCTCTTTCGCAAAAGTTATCTTTCCGCTCAGGCTTACATTCACTCCCTTTTTGAGACTGTCCGCAATGTATGGCTGATTGAACCAGACCACCTTGATCGCCCCCGAGTCGTCCTCCACGATCGCTTGGGTGAGAAACATCCTTCTCCTGCGGGTCCGGATGTTCTCTATGTCTATTATTTTTCCCGCGACACTGACCGTTTCCCCGATGCCGACATCGGAAATTTTCCTGACATCGGAAAAGTCATCATATCTGAAAGGATAGTAGAATAATAAGTCTTCAACTTTTTCGATCCCGACCTTGCGGAGCCTTCCGAGATAGATCGGACCGACCATGGGAAGTTTGCTGATCGGCGTTTTGAGGGTAAGCATATTAATAATAGAAGATAGTATTCAACATATGAATTCTACCAAACTTTCCCCCTGCTAACAACATTGAAAAAAAACAAGCATTCAGCTTGTTACTTTTTAATTTCATCGACATTCTTCGACTTTATGCCAAGCATCATATCGGTTTCAAAGGCCCTCGAATAGACCACCATTTTATGCAAAAGCTCGTCCACATTCGACCTGTCACCCGTATTCATGAAATGTTTTACCGCCATTATCGAGGCTCTTGTACACATATTCAACAGTGTTCTGATCTCCTCCTCGGCTTCTTTCTTCTCCTTTTCGCCCAAGGCGTCAAATACAGGTGTTTCAAACTCCAGGTCGCTGGCCAGCTGCCGAAGGTCCAAAAAAGGTTCATCTATCTTTTCCAATTCTTCGAATATTCTAAGTTTTATTTTCATATAAGCCTCCAGATCTTCTGGCATTGTGATATGAATTAAATGCTTTGTCAATACCAGGAAATTAAAATGGAACCATGCTTGGTTCCTTTTTCATTCGCGTACCAAGAGATATTTTGCTCTCTGATACCAATCCTCGACCGATCCCTCCATATACCATGGCTTCTTTTCGCTTGGAATAGGCGGCTCCAGAAGCTCCGGTTTATGGAAAGGAACGGCTCCCGGAGAAAGAAGCAGGCTCAGCGGATGACGGCCTGCCACATGGCGTATCTGAATGAGCTTCTTGCCCATGAACCAATGTCCGAGCCTTTTCAGGGCATTGCGTATCGCAATATCCTGTATATGCGTTCTTTTCGTCTCCTGTCTGGAATAATCGAAGTCCGAATTCACATTCGATTCCTCATCGTCATATACATTCCACGCCTCTTCTATGAGCATCACAAGTATCCCGCAATTTTCATGCAAGAACTTATAATATGCATCTTCATATACCTTGCACGCCTCCAGAAAACTCAGGAAATCGATTCCGACCTTATATGCTATTTTCCAATTTCCTTTTCCGTACTGCTTATCCCATTCGCTGAATTGATCGTCTCTTTTCGATCCGAAAGGTCCCGGCCTTTCGATAGGTTTCCATTTTTCCATGTCTTGCCTCCTGTTTCCAATAAGATGATTTTGATCTCTTATTGAACTTGACATTATACAGCATAATCCTGTTCAGTCAAATTTTAAAGCATAAAAAAAGACGCTTTTATGCGCCATTTGCCGCTCCGACGCCTTTCAGGAAGTCATTCCATCCTTTTGCGTCATCAACTTTTGTTTGGATGAACTTTCTTGTGTTCAGAGCTTTGAACTCCCTCTCGTTAAAAGTCTCGAGAGCGCTTCGCCAGCTTAACACTTCATAATACTTATTCCTCAATTCGGAATAATTATCTTTGTATGTTCCTTCTTTCAGAAACTGGTCTTCGTCTTCCCTCAGATCCCTGGTGAGAAAATCAATTCTTTCTTTGATCCTGATCTTCAATTTTTCTATTTTTTCCAGAACCTCTCCTGTGACTCTGTTCTCCTTTCTCAGCTGGATGAACCGGAAACAGCAATCCTGCAGATTCCTATATTTGTTTCCACTACCTTCTTCCCTCAGAAGAACGCTGATCTCCATCCGCGGTTTCAGAATGCCCCACGAATTCAGTTTTAAATTCCTTTCAAGCCTCTCGCTGAAGGTAAGTTCTTCAAACATTTAAACTCCTCCCGTTCGATCAATTTCGCCGCCAATATGAATAGCAACCCGTATTTATACCATATCGGATATTTTTGTCAATCGCAGAACAGCATTTTTGGGACATAAAAAAACAGCATTCAATGCGTTCTTAAAAAATATGTGAATCATCCTTGCTCGATTAGGACGATTCAGTTATTACGATTGTTGTTTTGGGTTTTTGCTGCGATAGTATAGATAGAACAACGTTGCTATTATTGCTGAGCCGATCACACCGACTACGTAGCTCCAAATTGTTACCTCTTTGAATACGACGTTATTCAACATATAAATAGCACCGACTGTGCCAAGTAATGCTGCGACAATCCAGAACATATAATATCGCACATACTTTGCGCTATCGATTTGAAGTTGCCTTATGGCATCTTCTAAAGCAGAAATCTTCTTGTCTTGGCCATTTACCTTCTCCTTAATCGGAGTAATTTCTTTTGCCAAGGCATCAACCTTTTCTTTCACGGGAGTTACGAACTCCTTGAGATCGTCGACATCCTTTTTGATATCGTTCATTTTCTCATCCATTGGTGGGCCCTCTTCGTGCCGTTCGCCTTCATCTTTCTTTTTGTCTTTATCGGGTTCTTCGGCCGGGCCTACTGGTTTTTTACTGTCCTGACATCGGACGGATGAGTGCTGCCGGGAACGATGTTCTCAACCTGGTTGATCTCATATTTCTTCCTTGAACCGATTACAGTTTTGCCCAGGACTGCAGCCTTTTTTCCTGTTCCTTTGCCGGCATTGATCTCTGCCTGTTCAAGTTCGTATTTCTTCTTTGCGGCTATCTGTGATTCCTCAAGTTCTGACATAATTATTTCCCTCCTGCGGCAGGACAATTCTCAAGCACTTCCGTGAACGACATTCTTACAGCTGCTGCTGAAACTACGACTGTGTTCTCGCATCCCGTGTCTTCCTTGGCTCTCTCTGAAAGCTGGTCGAAAGTCGGGTTTTCTGTACCTTTGAATGGCACCGCTGTCAAATTTACCTGTGGTTTTCCGCCTTTGACGTGCAAGGTCATCATTGCAACAATACCGTTGCTGTGTGTTCCTTCTATGATCGTGGGTTTCCCCTCAGTCAATAATCCCTCATCTTTCCTTGATTCATTTCCCATTTAAATCACCTTTTGGTTTTTTTCGATATTTGTCCTTTTGAAGAGTTAGTTTCGAGCATCACCCTTCGTTTTGAAAGAACATGTAAGGCTGTTTATCCTCACAATTTCCAATGTTAGTCTTCTTTATTTTCTTTGTCAAGAGTCATTTCACGCAGAAAACAAATAATGGCTCAAATTAGCCATCATTATTAAATAAATATTTTGTTTTTTTAGGATTAATTATATTTTAAAATCTGAGTTATCCACAGACGCGCATGGTTGTGCGAATAATAATATAGTCTTTTATGCTTTATATAAGCCATTTCCTTAACAAACCTCTCAATACCTGTTCAGATCTCTCATTTCTTTTTTTAAAAGAAGTTTGGTGCTTTTATCCAGCTTCCATAATTTTAAATGTTGAAACAACCCGCTCAACAATTCCGGGGCCCTTCTTATTATTTTCATCGCAATTTATAAATGCAGCATCGGTCGCGACTCCCAATGCTCCGCAATCGGGATACCTCACTATGAAATGCAATGTCGCTATCCTGTTCTTTTCGACATTGGTATAGCTTGAATCGACATAAGTGCCCTCCGCAGTCGCTTCTGTGGATTCGGACAGGCAATATGAGCGTCCCGCGATCTCAACCTTCCTGACAATGAAGCCCTTGAAATTTCTGGCATAGCATCCCTCCAGTGAACTTGATCCCGCCATGGTTGAAACGGTTATTTCCGGCTCTTGGTAGAAAAAGTTTTCCGGATATTTTATTTCATATCCCTTTGCCGGATCGCTCACAAGCTTCCAATCTTTCGTCTCGCCCGTATCAACATATTCCCCAAGCACGATCGGACCCAGAAGATAGCTGTCTTCTGTTTTCGAAAGTTCATATCTATTTTCGACATATCCCACGACTCCGTATTTTACATCCTTCTGGAATTCTCTCACCACAAAACCAAACTGTTCATTTCCGAGCTTTTCCGCTTTCAATATTTCAAAACTGTCCAATCCGACATTCCTGTCATCATAGTAGCCGGAAAGGCTCTCATTTTTAATCAATGCATCGCTCGTGAAATATGAAGCGAGCTCTTTCACACTTTTTGTCCTGAGCTCCTCAAGATAACCTTTCAGGACGGATTCCGCCTTCTCCTTTTCTTCATTTTTCAGCTCTATTCCCGTAATAACGACGGGCGCCCGGGCTTTATATGGCTTCGTAGTCAGGAAATATCCGGCGAGTCCCAAAATCAGTCCTATCCCGACCATGACCGCGACATACAGGACCATCTTCGGGGTGATCTGGAATGTTTGTTTTTTCATATTATTGTTTGAATTATCGGTTATCAAAAATTATCAGGATCGATCTTCAGCGGCGTCATCAGTCATTCACGCCTTTTGTCCTCGAGGTATAATTATTCGAAGAATTCCAGAGTATCCATCCCACCCCGCCGGACTCGTTGCTCGCCTTGATCTGCGCCTTCACACTTTCAACGCCATAAACGCCTCCCATATCGAAAGCCTGAAGCCACGGACGAAGTTTTGCCTGCCTTTTCGGTTTTGCATTCTCGTTTGAAGCGGCATTCAGAACATCAAGCCTTGCTTTTCCTTTTTCAATGGAATATTTTACGACTTCATAGGGATATGATGCCGGATTCTGAAAGCCGATGAATCCGTTCGCGTAATGGGAGGGATAGACCATCGGACATACGAAATCAAAATTTTCATAGGCATCCTCGATCACCTGCCCTATGCCAAGATCATCCTTATTGATCGTTGCAAGACCAAAAAGGTCCGCCGATATTTTAACATCCTGAAGATTTGAATTGAGATATGAAAAAAATTCCCTGATGACCTCATGCTTTTCGGATTTTTTCGGATCATAAAACGGATAGCTCATATTTCCCAGCGATCCGTCGGACGGAAATCTGACGTAATCGAAATTTATTTCGTCAAAACCCCTGTCCGAAGCGTCCCGCGCGATCTTCACAATATAGCTCCAACCATCCGTTGAAGCCGGATCGATCCACGAGAGCCCCTTATTATCCTTCCAGGCTTTGCCCGTCGCTTTGTTCTTGATGGCAAGGTCCGGCCTCGCTTTTGCCAGCACCGGATCCTGGAAAACCGTGATCCTGGCGATCGCATATATATTATTTTCGTGCAATTTTTTGAGAAGCGCGTCCGCGTCCGGGATCATTATCTGCTCAGCTTTATATTTCGTAATTTCCTCTATTTCCGTTTTATAGGAAACATAGCCTGAATAGTCCTTGATATCGATCACGACTGCGTTCAACTTTTCCTTGCCGATAAGATCGATTATTCCATCCATCTTCTTGGCATTCCCCGCGCTCCATCCCGTAAGATACAGCGCTTTCACTTCTGAGGGCGGATCTTTCAGTTTGTTTTGGATAGGCTCTTCCACGTCCGCGATATCCGCTGGCATCAATTGGTCTGTGACTTGGATCGCATCATTTTCATCCGGCGCAGCTTTATTCGTATTTGCGAAAAATATATAATAGCATATTCCGACCGCAAAAAACGCGCATAATAAAATTGTGGCATATTTTCCGCTTCGCGAGACTTTTCCTCCCTCTCTTTTATTCATATCTTTTCTGGCTATTATAAGTTGATATTTTGATTATCATATCCTCCAAAAACGAAACAGCTCATTTATTTTTTTCTGCGTTTATCATCTCGCATCTGTTATTGACACATTTGGGAACCCCAAAACAGCTTGGGTCGTCCGACATGACCGCCGGGCACATTACAGGCTCCGAAGTTTTGCATTTGCCATTCCAGTCAAAAATATATCTGTTGTTTATTGCCGTAGCTTTTCCGCCGGCATTGCATCCGCAGCAATCCGCTCTCACCGCAACGCAATCCGAATCGGCACTGCATGAATAATAATCTGTTTTCCTTTCACAGACATTCCGGCATTCTTCCAGCGAATTAAAAGGGATCTCGAATGAGCAACCGCTGGCAAATCCCGGAAAACATCTGCTGACAGCAGGATCATATTCAAAACCCGAAGCTGCCGCCTCGCAAGGCCCGATCCCGCGGACTTTTTTGCCGCATCTCGGATCCGCAGCTGATATTTCATTGATCGTGAATTCATTGGAATATACAAAATTATCGGTCGGCTGCCCGGATATGTTATTCGGATCCTCCTCGGCGCTCTTTGTTCTTTCGACCATGGCGCTAGAGACTCTGTATTTTCCGCCTCTTGCGTCTTGAAAATCCATACGCGCACCCCACGGTTTCTCCTCCGGGCACCATTTTTCTTTCTGGTCCCAAGAATAGACCGAAGATCCTCCTGCGGCCAGGGGCAGATACGACAAACCGCCGGCCACTCCGCACCCGCTCCAGACCATTCTGATGGTTCTCCATTGACCACTGCTAAGATCCGTATCGTCCGGTTCATAAATTTCAATGGACGGAAAAGTTAAGAAAATTTCGCCTTCCGTATTATTAAAGACGTTGATCTTCACTTCTTCTCCTTGTTCATATTTTTCTTTATCCGTAGATATAGCCGGTTTGCCTTCACCCTGCTCAGGACCGGACCTGCTTCTCATCAAATAGCTCATCGAACCGACCAGTACACTGAAACTCACAATAAGACAGAATATCAACGCAAGCCTTGGAGCATAGACCGACACAGATTCTTTTTGTGACATATTATTTTATTAACAATTTATATTCGATAAATTAATTTATTGCATAACGCATTTATTTTTGACGCATTTCGGCTGTTGAAAACAGCTTGGATCATCAGACATGACCGCCGGACACATCATTTCACCTTGCTGCATTTTTTCCTGCCGATCGATCAGATATTTTTTATTTATAGCCTCAAGGCTCCCGCCCGCAGTGCATCCGCAATAGTCTTTATTGACCGCAACGCATTCCATATCCGTTTCGCATGAATAAGGATCGGCCTGGGTTTCGCAAGCCGCCCTGCATTCTTCTATATTCTCAAACGGAGTTTCAAAACTGCATCCGCTGACTCCCCGTTTCACACACTCTCCGGCGCTTTCATCAAACTCTACTCCAAGCCAATATGCTTTGCACTTTCCGGATCCGCTTACAGCCTTGCCGCATCTCGGATCAGCAGCCGATGTTTCTTTTATAGTAAATTCATTTGAATAAAGATCTTTTCCCCCATTTCCATCCGGCGACTTGCCGTATTTCATGACGATCCTATATGTTCCTGCGTCCGCATCATAGGTCTGGCGCGGGTAATCCCAAAGCTTCTGGTCCCACTGTAAATTCACGGGAAATTCAGAGCGCAATGCAGTATAAAAAGCCGCTTGCTCCTCGATGGAACCGACGCAGATCGCGGGATAGCCGCTCACTTCTCTCCACTCTCCGGAATAAAGCATGAATATTCTATACGGCCTGGTATTACAATTCGAAACTCCTTCCATGAACCATATCGGATCACTCGAAATGTTTTCCATTATTATGCTGATCGCTTCCCCTTTTTCATATTCCGTTTTACCGGTCTCCAGGGATACATCCGCATTGCCGGATATTATGTAATTGAAAATTTTTGTATCGATCGGCCCGCTTTCCCGTGGCCTGCCATACCCCATAGTTATTGCCGCTTCTCCCGCCTGAATAGGAGTGAATGTGAAAACCTCCTTGCCGGCGGCGCCCAGCTTGGGACTGTTCCGGTCGCTGATAAAGTCTTTGCTCCGAAGAATGAAATAATGTTCGTCAAATTCCGCCTCCCAGGAATATCCGGTCGTCACATTTGAATCGAGCGTTATAAGAATATCTTCACCGACCGTGGCCTGCACGGCCTCAACGGGTTCCTCGCACGCCTCCTGGCACTCTTTCAGGGAACCGAAGGGAAGCCGGTCTATGCACCCCGCTCCGTTCACAACAACGCATTTGTTCTGATCCAAATCAAATTCATATCCCACTTTCGAGCAGGTCATTTCAACCTTGGCTTTCTCGGCGCATAAATTTTCAACAGGCGCAGGATCAGGCTCGATGACCGGATCAAATACTATAGGTTCGCTGTGGATCAATATATATCCGATCGCTCCGATCAACATCCCATACAAAACGATCGTCGTCATCGCAATTATCGCCTTTGGCAAGTCATAACCTTTTTTTGTTTTTTGTATATTTTTTTTCATTGCTTTTATTTTTTTAAATTAATTACTCTCGGAATATATTCAAAAATATCGCTCGCAAGCAATGATTCTCCGTACTGCTTTGATGCCATCTCTCCCGCTTTGCCGTTAATATATGCCGCATGTACGGCTGCCTCAAAAGGGCTTAGTCCCCGCGCAAGAAGGGCTCCGCATATTCCGGATAGCGTATCTCCAAATCCGCCTTTCGCCATCAGCGGCGTCCCTGTGCGATTAAGAGAAACCTCGTCTCCATCTGAAATGACATCAACGCTCCCCTTCAGAAGGATCGTAACACCTAGCTTTTTCGCCCATTTTTCAACCTTCTCCCGCCTGTCTTTTGTTTCGAGCTGTACGGTTTCGCCTGTCAATGCCTTGAATTCATTGGCATGAGGGGTTATGATCACACTCTTTCCGCCGACGAGATCAAGATTACCGCTCAAGGCCCTGATCCCTTCGGCATCGATCACTATCGGCAAACTCGCTTTTTTTATTATTTCCCTGATGGCCCGATGCGTATCGTCGCTCCTTTTCAGACCGCATCCGATTATCATTGCGTCATGATCTTTCGCCAGCTCCAAAATTTCCGAAACATGATAAAGATTAAGATCGAATTCCAGCGGATGCGTTATAAGGTCGGGCAGGAATACTGCCGCGATGTCCATCGCGCGTTTGTGCCCGATCACAGCGACGAGGTCCGCCCCGCTCCGGAGGGCCGAGACTGCATTGAAAACCGGAGACCCCGAATAGATCCTGCTTCCCGAAACGACG
It encodes:
- the recG gene encoding ATP-dependent DNA helicase RecG, which gives rise to MLTLKTPISKLPMVGPIYLGRLRKVGIEKVEDLLFYYPFRYDDFSDVRKISDVGIGETVSVAGKIIDIENIRTRRRRMFLTQAIVEDDSGAIKVVWFNQPYIADSLKKGVNVSLSGKITFAKEELQLSNPAYELLGGRPSLHTARLVPVYHETEGLSSKWIRAHIRPIMPLVEKIQEFLPKEIIDRQKLFSLKEAIREIHFPADPETAKAAKRRLAFDELFMIHLYLALQKKRWQQNSGVGMEFSNEREEEVKNFVLSLPFKLTDAQRSSSWSIIKDLGKNKPMNRLLEGDVGSGKTLVALIAALFVIRSGYQVAFMAPTEILARQHYLEAVRRFGKNGIRLALLTGSESKLFDGKEKELPSGALIKEIQSGKIKLLIGTHALIQEKVSFKDLALSIVDEQHRFGIDQRALLQKEILGIHDGLKTVPHLLSMTATPIPRTLALTVYGDLDLSILNEMPKGRREIITKLVAPGNRDLAYQFIRDQVKKGRQVFVICPLIEESDVLEVRSATEEYEKLRKKIYPDLAIGLLHGKMKPKEKESAMKDFTSGKTDILVSTSVVEVGIDVPNATVMLIEGSDRFGLAQLHQFRGRVGRGEHQSFCFLFTDSTSGVAHKRLKALVKCNNGFELAEKDLEMRGPGELVGVRQSGLPDLAMASLSDTELIKIARDEAIALIERDADVSTHPKLEERLKQFKEKVHFE
- a CDS encoding putative glycoside hydrolase is translated as MNKREGGKVSRSGKYATILLCAFFAVGICYYIFFANTNKAAPDENDAIQVTDQLMPADIADVEEPIQNKLKDPPSEVKALYLTGWSAGNAKKMDGIIDLIGKEKLNAVVIDIKDYSGYVSYKTEIEEITKYKAEQIMIPDADALLKKLHENNIYAIARITVFQDPVLAKARPDLAIKNKATGKAWKDNKGLSWIDPASTDGWSYIVKIARDASDRGFDEINFDYVRFPSDGSLGNMSYPFYDPKKSEKHEVIREFFSYLNSNLQDVKISADLFGLATINKDDLGIGQVIEDAYENFDFVCPMVYPSHYANGFIGFQNPASYPYEVVKYSIEKGKARLDVLNAASNENAKPKRQAKLRPWLQAFDMGGVYGVESVKAQIKASNESGGVGWILWNSSNNYTSRTKGVND
- a CDS encoding protease inhibitor I42 family protein, whose amino-acid sequence is MKKNIQKTKKGYDLPKAIIAMTTIVLYGMLIGAIGYILIHSEPIVFDPVIEPDPAPVENLCAEKAKVEMTCSKVGYEFDLDQNKCVVVNGAGCIDRLPFGSLKECQEACEEPVEAVQATVGEDILITLDSNVTTGYSWEAEFDEHYFILRSKDFISDRNSPKLGAAGKEVFTFTPIQAGEAAITMGYGRPRESGPIDTKIFNYIISGNADVSLETGKTEYEKGEAISIIMENISSDPIWFMEGVSNCNTRPYRIFMLYSGEWREVSGYPAICVGSIEEQAAFYTALRSEFPVNLQWDQKLWDYPRQTYDADAGTYRIVMKYGKSPDGNGGKDLYSNEFTIKETSAADPRCGKAVSGSGKCKAYWLGVEFDESAGECVKRGVSGCSFETPFENIEECRAACETQADPYSCETDMECVAVNKDYCGCTAGGSLEAINKKYLIDRQEKMQQGEMMCPAVMSDDPSCFQQPKCVKNKCVMQ
- a CDS encoding NAD(P)H-hydrate dehydratase, yielding MDLRRVYMKREKWSRKGDYGKVLVVSGSRIYSGSPVFNAVSALRSGADLVAVIGHKRAMDIAAVFLPDLITHPLEFDLNLYHVSEILELAKDHDAMIIGCGLKRSDDTHRAIREIIKKASLPIVIDAEGIRALSGNLDLVGGKSVIITPHANEFKALTGETVQLETKDRREKVEKWAKKLGVTILLKGSVDVISDGDEVSLNRTGTPLMAKGGFGDTLSGICGALLARGLSPFEAAVHAAYINGKAGEMASKQYGESLLASDIFEYIPRVINLKK